The Mobula hypostoma chromosome 24, sMobHyp1.1, whole genome shotgun sequence genomic sequence GCCTGGGTGTAGATGAGTGAGAGGATCTGATGAGGGAAGTTGATGTGAGTGTGGAGAGAATACAAAATAGCATTACAGGAGGATTAGTGTAACCAGGTGTTTGTGGTCAGCAGATTCGACTGGCCAAAAGGCCAGTTGCTGTATCTATCAATGAGTACAACATTTTCTCAGAGAAAATAGGGAACTTACAGGaaaagacataagacataggaggaaaaTCAGACCATCGTtctgtgttgaaaaataaatcagccatgactgaatttgttccgtcattccatcatggccgacttattatccctctcaatcccattctcctgccttctccccattaccttcgatgatctgactaaccaagaacttatcaatctccactttaaatatactcaatgtcttggcctccacagctgtctgtggcaatgaattgcacagattcaatgccctgtggtcctagactcgcccaatataggaaacatcctctccacatcccctcgaTTTAGGCTTTTCAAATGGAATACAGatccggagccatcaaacactcctcacacatcaaccctttcactcccaggatcgttctcgtgaaccccctctgtacactctccaatgccaggacatccTTTTTTGGATATGGAACCCAAAACTCCAGATAttgtctgaccaataccttataaagcctcaggattacatccttggttttatattctagtcctcccaaaacgaatgctaacattgcatgtaCCTTCCGTACTACCTGCAAAAACAAGAGACGACAATTTTTCCAACTCACCAACATTGGTTGGGAATATGCTCTCATTGTTGACTTGGGTTTCAATCCAGTCCATAAGCAGACTCATGTATTGTGGTGCTGAGAGGGCGGTGGGTTTCCTGTACTTATTTTCATCTTGCCACCTGTATTCATACCGAGGTCCTCCAGACATGACAGGGCAGGTGGCGTCAGTGCAGAATTCCGATACAGTTCCATAAATCAGATTGATACGGTTGAAGAAATCCACCACGTGGACGGCTACCCAGTCATTGAGATCCTCATTTGAGGGAAGCTGAACTGCCACTTTCAGATCCAGACCAGCATTCAGCGATGCTTGTGCCCTCTTGTGCAATTCGAACCTCTGCGTACCTGGTTCAAACTTGCGCTTGGGACGAAAAGTCTTGTCCTTATTGAACACTTGTTTCAAGGCCACGGCCATATTAAACTCTTGGCGGCAGTCTGCAAAGAGGTGGACTGGCAATTCTTCAAGATAAAGAGGGCTACTTGAGACAATTTACTCTGCTTGCGCACCTCAAGAAGTTCCTTTTGCTCAATGCTTCAGTTctgtgaaaaacagaaaacaaaaattaaatcaTATTATACTTCATGACTATTATCACATTTCTGGTTGGTTCTTTAGAAATTACACCTGTCCCAGTCATAAACTTAAGGGGATTAAATGTAGAATTATGCAAAGTAATTTTTCATGTAATAATTAGTGCTAAAATTACTCCTAAGCACATAGATTGCCTTTTATTTCATTCAGGTCTAAATCGAATAACAGCAGTCAGTTGGAAAACAAACACAAACATGAAATGCtgcagaactcagcagatcaggcagcaactatggagaggaataaatagttgacattttgggccgagacctttcat encodes the following:
- the mob3a gene encoding MOB kinase activator 3A, whose product is MAVALKQVFNKDKTFRPKRKFEPGTQRFELHKRAQASLNAGLDLKVAVQLPSNEDLNDWVAVHVVDFFNRINLIYGTVSEFCTDATCPVMSGGPRYEYRWQDENKYRKPTALSAPQYMSLLMDWIETQVNNESIFPTNVGTPFPKNFQQVCKKILSRLFRVFVHVYIHHFDRIGFMGAEAHVNTCYKHFYYFVKEFNLIDDKELVPLKEMTMRMCH